A window of the Anoplolepis gracilipes chromosome 11, ASM4749672v1, whole genome shotgun sequence genome harbors these coding sequences:
- the LOC140671469 gene encoding very long chain fatty acid elongase 7, protein MSGIVEWYRDVIDNKYDPRTKGWFLVDSPGPILTIVATYIYFCVSAGPRYMKNKKPYDLKTAMIIYNFIQILLSLYLVYEGLLSGWLYEYNYICQPVDYSYSPSSIRMAQGVYTYFICKLIELLDTVFFVMRKKDRQISFLHLYHHSMMPICAWIGIKFFAGGHPTLLGVINSFIHVFMYTYYMLAAFGPHVQKYLWWKKHLTTMQIVQFIIIFFHNVQMLFTNCNFPKPLSFLLTLNSGLFIYMFGSFYVNNYMKSKNRRSEMTKGSKTNGIKHVVANGSVNVNGNSICNEIDNSKSD, encoded by the exons ATGTCAGGCATCGTGGAGTGGTATAGAGATGTAATCGACAATAAATATG aTCCGAGAACGAAAGGATGGTTTCTGGTTGATAGCCCTGGTCCAATTCTGACAATAGTAGCGACGTACATATACTTTTGTGTCTCTGCTGGACCGAGATATATGAAGAACAAGAAGCCGTATGATTTAAAGACTgctatgataatttataacttcATTCAGATCCTATTAAGTCTTTATCTAGTTTACGAGGGTTTGCTAAGCGGTTGGTTATACGAATACAATTATATCTGTCAACCGGTTGATTATTCGTATAGTCCGAGCTCCATAAGG ATGGCCCAAGGtgtttacacatattttatatgtaagcTGATCGAGCTTCTAGACACCGTGTTCTTCGTGATGCGCAAGAAGGATCGCCAAATCTCATTTCTACATCTCTACCATCACTCGATGATGCCGATTTGCGCTTGGATCGGTATCAAGTTCTTCGCTGGCGGTCATCCGACTCTTCTTGGTGTCATCAATTCTTTCATCCATGTCTTTATGTACACGTATTACATGCTGGCAGCGTTTGGGCCGCATGTGCAAAAATACCTCTGGTGGAAAAAACATTTGACCACAATGCAAATCGTgcagtttattataatattctttcacAATGTCCAGATGTTGTTCACTAATTGCAATTTCCCGAAGCCGCTCTCGTTCCTACTCACGCTCAACTCTggcttatttatttacatgttcGGATCATTCTAcgtgaataattatatgaaatcgAAGAATAGACGATCAGAAATGACGAAAGGATCGAAAACTAATGGTATTAAACATGTCGTTGCTAACGGCTCCGTTAACGTCAATGGTAACTCGATTTGCAACGAGATAGACAACAGTAAGTCTGATTAA